One window of Paenibacillus albicereus genomic DNA carries:
- the rsmD gene encoding 16S rRNA (guanine(966)-N(2))-methyltransferase RsmD, with the protein MRRKQQEERTTMRVIAGEAKGRALKAVPGMNTRPTTDKVKEAIFSMIGPYFDGGWALDLFAGTGGLGIEALSRGMDKAVFVDMDRASVSVVRANVAAAGMAARAEIYTNEAGRAVKALQKRGQRFSAVFLDPPYRLTHMDELIADLQERELLADDAVVVVEHDASHAYPERIGAWRQGKRAEYGETAVTVYRRGEDGNTEAADGQER; encoded by the coding sequence ATTCGCCGCAAGCAACAGGAGGAGCGGACCACGATGAGAGTGATCGCGGGCGAAGCGAAAGGGCGCGCGCTCAAAGCGGTGCCCGGCATGAATACGAGGCCGACGACCGACAAGGTCAAGGAAGCGATCTTCAGCATGATCGGTCCCTATTTCGACGGAGGCTGGGCGCTCGATCTGTTCGCCGGCACGGGAGGCCTCGGCATCGAAGCGCTGAGCCGGGGGATGGACAAGGCGGTGTTCGTCGATATGGACCGCGCGAGCGTGTCGGTCGTGCGCGCCAACGTCGCTGCGGCCGGCATGGCCGCGCGGGCGGAGATTTACACCAATGAGGCGGGACGAGCCGTCAAGGCGCTGCAGAAGCGGGGGCAGCGGTTTTCGGCCGTCTTTCTCGATCCGCCCTACCGGCTGACGCATATGGACGAGCTGATCGCCGACCTCCAGGAACGGGAGCTGCTGGCGGACGATGCGGTCGTCGTCGTGGAGCACGACGCTTCCCATGCCTATCCGGAGCGGATCGGGGCATGGCGGCAAGGCAAGCGGGCAGAGTATGGCGAGACGGCGGTCACGGTGTACCGACGGGGCGAAGACGGGAATACGGAGGCTGCAGATGGACAAGAACGATAG
- a CDS encoding S16 family serine protease, with protein sequence MLRKRTELAPRRALPRWLPALALAGIVAAAVLPKPYYVQTAGFARDAEPLIRVGTAAGTGAAGEAAAREGPAWLYTAVKLERASLLQAAYAELTGRGDARAVRAVLGGETEDAYRKRMDEAMRQALLEAARAAAGEAERGWIEEIREETPEPERGAPRSEPDSRPIGRVVGDGSSEPIRLGPAGAGGPSAGLMAALSLYDRLTPEADLLGGRRIAGTGTMDAEGRIGAVGGVGRKAEAASAAGADLFVAPKAEAGEAAEAARRAGGGMMIVGADSLGEAVDLLRQR encoded by the coding sequence ATGCTGCGGAAAAGGACGGAACTTGCGCCGCGCCGGGCGCTCCCCCGCTGGCTGCCCGCGCTGGCGCTTGCGGGCATCGTCGCGGCCGCCGTGCTGCCGAAGCCGTATTACGTGCAGACGGCTGGATTCGCGCGCGACGCCGAGCCGCTCATCCGGGTCGGGACGGCCGCCGGGACGGGCGCTGCCGGAGAGGCTGCCGCGCGAGAAGGGCCGGCATGGCTGTACACCGCGGTCAAGCTGGAGCGGGCGAGCTTGCTCCAGGCGGCGTATGCGGAGCTGACGGGACGCGGCGACGCGCGCGCCGTCCGCGCGGTGCTCGGCGGCGAGACGGAGGACGCCTACCGCAAGCGCATGGACGAGGCCATGCGCCAGGCGCTGCTGGAGGCGGCGCGGGCGGCGGCGGGCGAGGCCGAGCGGGGATGGATCGAGGAGATTAGGGAGGAGACGCCTGAGCCTGAGCGAGGCGCGCCGCGATCGGAGCCGGACTCGCGGCCGATCGGCCGGGTCGTCGGGGACGGCTCGTCTGAGCCGATCCGCTTGGGGCCTGCGGGGGCAGGCGGTCCGTCCGCAGGCCTGATGGCCGCGCTGTCGCTGTACGACCGGCTGACGCCGGAAGCCGACCTGCTCGGAGGCAGGCGCATCGCGGGCACCGGGACGATGGACGCGGAGGGCCGCATCGGAGCGGTCGGGGGCGTGGGCCGCAAGGCGGAGGCGGCCTCCGCGGCCGGCGCCGACCTGTTCGTCGCGCCCAAGGCGGAAGCGGGCGAAGCGGCGGAAGCGGCGCGTCGAGCCGGAGGGGGCATGATGATCGTCGGCGCGGATTCGCTCGGCGAGGCGGTCGATCTGCTCCGGCAGAGGTGA
- a CDS encoding nucleotidyltransferase has protein sequence MRTVGLIVEYNPFHHGHAYHLQKSKEAAGADAAVAVMSGSFLQRGEPALMDKWARTRTALEGGVDLVLELPLAYAVQPAEWFAYGAVWTLEAAGVVDAFCFGSESGELGPLRAAARLLAEEPDSFRAALASGLERGLPYPTAYSAAAAELLRREGGAEFPPLAAEELAQPNMTLGLHYLLAHERLGGRMQPLTIRREGAGYHEEAGSGSIASATAIRRMLEQAGGASGIARYVPASTLGIVEEQLAAGEAPRRWDDYFPQLLHRLLTEPPASLAGTLGFGEGLERRIAAQLAGLPELGFEPLLAAVKTKRYTRTRLQRALLGVLLNLRASELSRERLAAGPGYLRVLGFTPRGRELLARMRREASAPVLTSAARAEGLPLLELDVRGTAVHAAGGGCRDPKRLLRDYYEPPIRL, from the coding sequence ATGCGGACTGTAGGCCTTATCGTCGAGTATAACCCTTTTCACCATGGCCATGCCTATCATCTCCAAAAATCGAAGGAGGCTGCCGGAGCCGACGCAGCCGTCGCCGTCATGAGCGGCAGCTTCCTGCAGCGCGGCGAGCCCGCGCTCATGGACAAGTGGGCCCGAACCCGCACCGCCCTCGAAGGCGGCGTCGATCTCGTGCTCGAGCTGCCGCTCGCCTACGCCGTGCAGCCAGCCGAATGGTTCGCCTACGGCGCGGTCTGGACGCTCGAGGCGGCGGGCGTCGTCGACGCGTTCTGCTTCGGCAGCGAGAGCGGCGAGCTCGGCCCGCTGCGGGCCGCCGCCCGCCTGCTCGCGGAGGAGCCGGATTCGTTCCGCGCGGCGCTCGCATCCGGGTTGGAGCGCGGGCTTCCGTATCCGACCGCTTATTCCGCGGCGGCTGCGGAGCTGCTGCGCCGGGAGGGCGGCGCGGAATTCCCGCCGCTCGCGGCGGAGGAGCTCGCGCAGCCGAACATGACGCTCGGGCTGCATTATCTGCTCGCGCATGAGCGGCTCGGCGGCCGCATGCAGCCGCTCACGATCCGCCGCGAAGGCGCCGGCTACCATGAGGAGGCCGGCAGCGGCTCCATCGCCAGCGCGACCGCGATCCGCCGCATGCTGGAGCAGGCCGGCGGCGCGTCCGGCATCGCGCGCTACGTGCCGGCTTCGACGCTGGGCATCGTGGAGGAGCAGCTTGCCGCCGGAGAGGCGCCTCGGCGATGGGACGACTACTTTCCGCAGCTGCTGCACCGGCTGCTCACGGAGCCGCCTGCCTCGCTGGCAGGCACGCTCGGCTTCGGCGAGGGACTGGAGCGGCGGATCGCCGCGCAGCTCGCCGGGCTGCCGGAGCTCGGCTTCGAGCCGCTGCTCGCCGCCGTCAAGACGAAGCGCTACACGCGCACGAGGCTGCAGCGGGCATTGCTCGGCGTGCTGCTGAACCTGCGCGCCTCCGAGCTCAGCCGCGAGCGTCTGGCCGCCGGTCCCGGCTACCTTCGCGTGCTCGGCTTCACGCCGCGCGGCCGCGAGCTGCTCGCGCGCATGCGTCGCGAGGCTTCGGCGCCGGTGCTGACGAGTGCGGCGCGGGCGGAAGGCCTGCCGCTGCTGGAGCTCGACGTCCGCGGCACGGCGGTCCATGCCGCCGGCGGGGGCTGCCGCGACCCGAAGCGGCTGCTGCGGGACTATTACGAGCCGCCGATCCGCCTCTAG
- the coaD gene encoding pantetheine-phosphate adenylyltransferase yields the protein MAAGKGRIAVYPGSFDPVTCGHLDIIQRSARQFDTVIVAVLNNTSKNPLFSVEERKRLLAEITKDIPNVEIDSFRDLTVRFMRSRDARTIVRGIRSVTDFEYELQLASMNHRLDEEIETIFMMTNPKYSYLSSSIVKEIARFQGSVKDLVPPAVERELLLKYPDRPL from the coding sequence ATGGCGGCGGGAAAGGGGCGCATCGCGGTCTACCCGGGCAGCTTCGACCCGGTCACCTGCGGCCATCTGGACATCATCCAGCGGTCGGCGAGGCAGTTCGACACGGTGATCGTCGCCGTGCTCAACAACACGAGCAAGAATCCGCTGTTTTCCGTGGAGGAGAGGAAGCGGCTGCTGGCGGAGATTACGAAGGATATCCCCAATGTGGAGATCGACAGCTTCCGCGATCTGACCGTGCGGTTCATGCGCTCCCGGGACGCGCGCACGATCGTGCGGGGCATCCGTTCGGTGACGGACTTCGAGTACGAGCTGCAGCTGGCTTCCATGAACCATCGGCTCGACGAGGAGATCGAGACGATCTTCATGATGACCAATCCGAAATATTCCTATTTGAGCTCCAGCATCGTCAAGGAAATCGCCCGGTTCCAAGGCAGCGTCAAGGATCTGGTGCCGCCTGCGGTCGAAAGGGAGCTGCTGCTCAAATACCCGGACCGGCCTTTGTAA
- a CDS encoding fibronectin type III domain-containing protein, which produces MTLPRFRLPRRLAAACLSLALAAGLSAASLSAPKAVDAAPAGGYKIVGYWHNFDNGSGFIRLRDVSPDFDVINVSFAEPVGGSATGNIGFAPYNYTEADFKADVAYLKSKGKKVLISIGGANGQVQLASTAARDTFVSTVSGIIDKYGFDGLDVDFEGHSLYLNAGDSDFKNPKTPVIVNLIDALKTINSRYGSDKFVLTMAPETFFVQLGYSFYGGSCISCDSRAGAYLPVIYATRDILDWLQVQNYNSGPITGLDDQYHTMGNADFHVAMADMLLTGFPVAKNAAQFFPALKQEQVLLGLPANGNAGGGFTSVAEVQKALDALIKGQQLSTYKTRGSATGYPNLGGLMTWSVNWDKFNNFEFSKQHRAYLNAIAPTAPDTQAPTAPGSLVSTAKTASSVSLAWSASTDNRGVTGYVVSYGSSSLETTGTSATVTGLSASTAYTFTVKAKDAAGNLSAASSPLAVTTNAPSTDTTPPTTPGSLAATAKSSTGVTLGWSASTDNVGVSGYVVAYGSTSVETSGTSYAVSGLTPNTAYTFTVKAKDAAGNLSAASSLTVTTDAASGAAAWAAGVSYKTGDLVTYGGKTYSCRQPHTSLQGWEPPNVPALWLLK; this is translated from the coding sequence TTGACCCTACCCCGGTTCCGGCTGCCGCGCCGCCTCGCGGCCGCCTGCCTGTCCCTCGCGCTCGCGGCCGGCCTGAGCGCCGCAAGCCTGTCCGCTCCGAAAGCCGTCGATGCCGCCCCGGCCGGCGGCTACAAGATCGTCGGCTACTGGCACAACTTCGACAACGGCTCCGGCTTCATCCGCCTGCGCGACGTGTCGCCCGACTTCGACGTCATCAACGTCAGCTTCGCCGAGCCCGTCGGCGGCAGCGCGACCGGCAACATCGGCTTCGCTCCGTACAATTATACGGAAGCGGACTTCAAGGCCGACGTCGCCTATCTCAAGAGCAAAGGCAAGAAGGTGCTCATCTCGATCGGCGGAGCGAACGGCCAGGTGCAGCTCGCCTCGACCGCAGCCCGGGACACGTTCGTCAGCACCGTCTCCGGCATCATCGACAAGTACGGCTTCGACGGCCTCGACGTCGACTTCGAAGGCCATTCCCTGTATCTGAACGCCGGAGACTCGGACTTCAAAAATCCGAAAACGCCGGTCATCGTCAATCTCATCGACGCGCTGAAGACGATCAACAGCCGCTACGGCAGCGACAAGTTCGTGCTGACGATGGCGCCGGAGACGTTCTTCGTGCAGCTCGGCTACTCGTTCTACGGCGGCAGCTGCATCAGCTGCGACAGCCGCGCCGGCGCCTACCTGCCGGTCATCTACGCCACACGCGACATCCTGGACTGGCTGCAGGTGCAGAACTACAACTCCGGTCCGATCACCGGCCTGGACGACCAGTACCATACGATGGGCAACGCCGACTTCCATGTCGCCATGGCCGACATGCTGCTGACCGGATTCCCCGTCGCCAAGAACGCGGCCCAGTTCTTCCCCGCGCTCAAGCAGGAGCAGGTGCTGCTCGGCCTCCCGGCGAACGGCAACGCGGGCGGCGGCTTCACGTCCGTCGCCGAGGTGCAGAAGGCGCTGGATGCCCTCATCAAGGGCCAGCAGCTGAGCACGTACAAGACGCGCGGCAGCGCCACGGGCTACCCCAACCTCGGCGGCCTCATGACCTGGTCGGTCAACTGGGACAAATTCAACAACTTCGAATTCTCCAAGCAGCATCGCGCGTACCTGAACGCCATCGCGCCGACCGCCCCGGACACGCAGGCGCCGACCGCGCCGGGCAGCCTGGTCTCGACCGCCAAGACCGCCTCGAGCGTCAGCCTCGCCTGGAGCGCTTCTACGGATAACCGCGGCGTAACGGGATATGTCGTTTCTTACGGCAGCAGCTCGCTCGAGACGACCGGCACGTCCGCGACCGTCACCGGACTATCGGCCAGCACCGCCTACACCTTCACGGTCAAGGCGAAGGATGCCGCCGGCAACCTCTCCGCCGCCAGCTCGCCGCTTGCCGTCACGACAAACGCTCCGTCCACCGACACGACGCCTCCGACCACGCCGGGCTCGCTCGCCGCGACCGCCAAGTCGTCCACCGGCGTCACGCTCGGCTGGAGCGCTTCGACCGACAACGTCGGCGTGAGCGGCTACGTGGTAGCCTACGGCTCGACGTCGGTCGAGACGTCCGGCACGAGCTACGCGGTCTCCGGCTTGACGCCGAACACCGCCTACACCTTCACCGTCAAGGCCAAGGACGCCGCCGGCAACCTGTCCGCCGCCTCCTCGCTGACCGTGACGACGGATGCCGCTTCCGGCGCTGCGGCATGGGCCGCCGGCGTCAGCTACAAGACGGGCGACCTCGTGACGTACGGCGGAAAGACGTATTCCTGCCGCCAGCCGCACACGTCGCTGCAAGGCTGGGAGCCGCCGAACGTGCCGGCTCTGTGGCTGCTGAAGTAA
- a CDS encoding nucleoside recognition domain-containing protein, which translates to MLRTLVTACAAILVVAAIVGGTSEAFQASLSGLSLWWNFVFPALLPFLVLAELMLAFGLVDGLGVLLAPLMRLLRLPGAAGWALVQGWTNGYPAGSSAAAGLVRSGRLTPAQGQRLLALVHSPNPLFVIVVLGAGFLQQPLFGLLLLPLLWAGSLLAAWTTSLFAPRPASESESAATGSDGAQAPGGAVVTDGATGGVPRVAPGTEGASGALPGGAPPSRSKPSAAVRFLHAVEDGRLRDGRSFGKALGDGVSGAVQQLMATGGLIILASVLLRLLQPLLPAAIAGPGLTAAAEAHLGAAALASWHAPEPASLLQAAALAAALGWGGLCALLQAGAAASDGGLRLLPLAAARLLAAAYSGGLALLLWRPLSALGGAAAPAFAGAGGAPAAGWLAEAQRLLQEPGAWSDVLRGALLLQLPLAAALASALLLLSAAAALATRLRRPGRSGA; encoded by the coding sequence ATGCTCCGTACCCTAGTGACCGCCTGCGCCGCCATCCTCGTCGTCGCCGCCATCGTCGGCGGCACGTCCGAGGCCTTCCAGGCATCGCTTTCCGGACTTTCGCTGTGGTGGAATTTCGTCTTCCCCGCTTTGCTCCCTTTTCTCGTGCTCGCCGAGCTCATGCTCGCCTTCGGCCTCGTGGACGGCCTCGGCGTCCTGCTCGCGCCGCTCATGCGGCTGCTCCGCCTGCCCGGGGCAGCCGGCTGGGCGCTCGTCCAGGGCTGGACGAACGGCTACCCGGCCGGCTCGAGCGCGGCAGCCGGGCTCGTGCGCTCCGGGCGCCTCACTCCGGCGCAGGGGCAGCGGCTGCTCGCGCTTGTCCATTCGCCGAATCCGCTGTTCGTCATCGTCGTGCTCGGCGCAGGCTTCCTCCAGCAGCCGCTGTTCGGACTGCTGCTGCTGCCGCTCCTCTGGGCCGGCTCGCTGCTCGCCGCCTGGACGACGAGCCTCTTCGCGCCTCGTCCGGCGTCGGAGTCGGAGTCGGCAGCGACGGGCTCGGACGGCGCGCAAGCCCCGGGCGGAGCCGTCGTAACGGACGGCGCGACGGGCGGCGTCCCGCGCGTCGCTCCCGGCACGGAGGGCGCCAGCGGAGCGCTGCCTGGCGGAGCGCCTCCCTCCCGCAGCAAGCCTTCGGCCGCGGTCCGCTTCCTGCACGCGGTCGAGGACGGCCGCCTGCGCGACGGCCGCAGCTTCGGCAAGGCGCTCGGCGACGGCGTGAGCGGCGCCGTCCAGCAGCTCATGGCGACAGGCGGCCTCATCATCCTCGCCTCCGTGCTGCTGCGCCTGCTGCAGCCGCTGCTGCCCGCCGCCATCGCCGGCCCCGGCTTGACCGCCGCGGCCGAGGCGCATCTCGGCGCGGCGGCCCTCGCCAGCTGGCATGCGCCGGAGCCCGCCTCCCTGCTGCAGGCGGCCGCGCTCGCCGCCGCGCTCGGCTGGGGCGGGCTGTGCGCGCTGCTGCAGGCGGGCGCCGCCGCCAGCGACGGCGGCCTGCGCCTGCTCCCGCTCGCCGCCGCGCGCCTGCTCGCCGCCGCCTATTCCGGCGGCCTCGCGCTGCTGCTGTGGCGGCCGCTGTCGGCGCTTGGCGGCGCTGCCGCGCCCGCCTTCGCCGGCGCAGGCGGCGCGCCGGCCGCCGGCTGGCTCGCCGAAGCGCAGCGGCTGCTCCAGGAGCCGGGCGCCTGGAGCGACGTGCTGCGCGGCGCGCTGCTGCTGCAGCTGCCGCTCGCCGCCGCGCTCGCCTCGGCGCTGCTGCTGCTCTCGGCCGCGGCCGCGCTGGCGACCCGCCTGCGCCGTCCCGGCCGGTCCGGCGCCTAA
- a CDS encoding permease, with product MPSRRPNDGRKALWLAVLFILIAAAGLTYIKWWPYYGKAIKAITEHTIGSSILTGGQEAIPNPSWQSAWDYAVVYYKAVWKAAVFGILLGSLVQVLLPANWLMRVLGQRTFRSTVWGGVASLPGMMCSCCAAPIAAGLRKKNVSVGAALAFWLGNPLLNPATLIFMFFVLGWDFTLLRLAFGLAITFGVSYLANRFAGEASVSEDKLPAEALAPAQADHRPFLVRWGRSLGTMLLNVIPAYILAVLLLGAARAWLFPTLGEGAGTTVLALLIFAIAGTLFVIPTAAEIPIVQSFLSLGYGGAAAGALLVTLPTVSLPSLLMLRRAFPARVLWLVFGSVVASGLLSGLIGAFLF from the coding sequence ATGCCCTCCCGGCGTCCGAACGACGGCCGCAAAGCGCTGTGGCTCGCCGTCCTGTTCATCCTCATCGCCGCCGCCGGCCTCACTTATATCAAGTGGTGGCCCTACTACGGCAAGGCGATCAAGGCGATCACCGAGCATACGATCGGCAGCTCGATCCTGACCGGCGGACAGGAAGCGATTCCGAATCCTTCCTGGCAGTCCGCGTGGGACTACGCCGTCGTCTATTATAAAGCCGTCTGGAAAGCCGCCGTATTCGGCATCCTGCTCGGCTCGCTCGTGCAGGTGCTGCTGCCGGCGAACTGGCTCATGCGCGTGCTCGGCCAACGCACGTTCCGCAGCACGGTGTGGGGCGGCGTCGCTTCGCTTCCCGGCATGATGTGCTCCTGCTGCGCCGCGCCGATCGCCGCCGGCCTGCGCAAGAAGAACGTCTCCGTCGGAGCCGCGCTCGCCTTCTGGCTCGGCAATCCGCTGCTCAATCCGGCGACGCTGATCTTCATGTTCTTCGTGCTCGGCTGGGACTTCACGCTGCTGCGCCTCGCCTTCGGGCTGGCGATCACGTTCGGCGTCAGCTACCTGGCGAACCGCTTCGCGGGGGAAGCGTCCGTCTCCGAGGACAAGCTGCCGGCCGAGGCGCTCGCCCCGGCCCAGGCGGATCATCGGCCGTTCCTCGTCCGCTGGGGACGCAGCCTCGGCACGATGCTGCTGAACGTCATTCCGGCCTACATCCTCGCCGTGCTGCTGCTCGGCGCCGCGCGCGCCTGGCTGTTCCCGACGCTGGGCGAAGGAGCCGGCACGACGGTGCTGGCGCTGCTCATCTTTGCGATCGCGGGCACGCTGTTCGTCATCCCGACCGCAGCGGAAATTCCGATCGTGCAGTCGTTCCTGTCGCTCGGCTACGGCGGCGCGGCTGCCGGCGCGCTGCTCGTCACGCTGCCGACGGTCAGCCTGCCCTCGCTGCTCATGCTGCGCCGCGCCTTCCCGGCGCGCGTGCTCTGGCTCGTGTTCGGCTCCGTCGTCGCGTCCGGCCTCTTGAGCGGCTTGATCGGAGCATTCCTGTTCTGA
- a CDS encoding YceD family protein, which yields MEVVSKGQEPSFREKLDVTELLQDRKDVVSAKPMSVELDVRPYEGTAQVAGELRADVTMVCSRCLEPVEEHLRIPIEERFALATMVKDPEADEDLILVKEDKVDLQPYVEGTLLIYLPMAPLCSDDCKGLCPDCGTNLNEQSCGCSRDVIDPRFEALKKLLE from the coding sequence ATGGAAGTCGTGTCTAAAGGACAGGAGCCTAGCTTCCGGGAGAAGCTGGATGTGACCGAGCTGCTGCAGGACCGCAAGGACGTCGTTTCGGCCAAGCCTATGTCCGTGGAGCTTGACGTGCGGCCCTACGAGGGCACGGCGCAGGTGGCCGGAGAGCTGCGCGCCGACGTGACGATGGTCTGCTCGCGCTGCCTGGAGCCGGTGGAGGAGCATCTGCGCATCCCGATCGAGGAGCGCTTCGCGCTCGCCACGATGGTCAAGGATCCGGAGGCGGACGAGGATCTCATCCTCGTGAAAGAGGACAAGGTCGACCTTCAGCCTTACGTGGAGGGCACCCTGCTCATCTACCTGCCGATGGCGCCGCTTTGCAGCGACGACTGCAAGGGGCTTTGCCCGGATTGCGGAACGAATTTGAACGAGCAATCATGCGGCTGTTCCAGGGATGTCATCGACCCCCGGTTCGAGGCGCTTAAAAAGCTGCTGGAGTAG
- the rpmF gene encoding 50S ribosomal protein L32, whose amino-acid sequence MAVPQRRTSKTRRDKRRTHFKLTVPGMVKCEQCGELKLAHHVCKVCGYYKTKEVISQ is encoded by the coding sequence ATGGCAGTACCACAACGCAGAACGTCCAAAACGCGCCGCGACAAACGCCGCACGCACTTCAAGCTGACTGTGCCGGGCATGGTGAAATGCGAGCAGTGCGGAGAGCTCAAGCTGGCTCACCATGTTTGCAAAGTTTGCGGATACTACAAAACCAAAGAGGTTATTTCCCAATAG
- the selD gene encoding selenide, water dikinase SelD: MSISPSVKLTSLSSKGGCGCKIGPADLSQVLRQLPPSVPNPDLLVGLDTSDDAGVYRLSADMALVQTVDFFTPIVDDPYAFGQIAAANAISDIYAMGGKPLTALNIVAFPIQALDKSILADILRGAGDKLAESGATLLGGHSIDDKEPKFGMAVTGLVHPDRVRTNAGAKPGDALLLTKPIGVGIYTTSIKKDQLSPDEVAQVTRVMSMLNRRAAEIMDGYDVHACTDVTGFGLLGHAMEMAKGSGVGLTIVKDDVPVLPRARELAEAGFIPGGTRNNHAHVSPSVDFADEHDEIDRLILCDAVTSGGLLIAVGSEQAQALLAELREGGVEAALIGEASAEQAGRIRTV, from the coding sequence ATGTCGATATCCCCAAGCGTCAAACTGACGTCCTTGTCCAGCAAGGGAGGCTGCGGCTGCAAGATCGGACCGGCCGACCTGTCGCAGGTGCTGCGCCAGCTCCCTCCGTCGGTGCCCAATCCCGACCTGCTCGTCGGGCTCGATACGAGCGACGACGCCGGCGTCTACCGGCTGAGCGCCGACATGGCGCTCGTGCAGACGGTCGATTTCTTCACCCCGATCGTCGATGACCCGTATGCGTTCGGGCAGATCGCCGCGGCCAACGCGATCAGCGACATCTACGCGATGGGCGGCAAGCCTCTGACGGCGCTGAATATCGTCGCCTTCCCCATCCAGGCGCTGGACAAGTCGATTCTGGCCGACATCCTGCGGGGAGCGGGCGACAAGCTGGCCGAGTCCGGCGCGACGCTGCTCGGCGGACATTCGATCGACGACAAAGAGCCGAAGTTCGGCATGGCCGTCACGGGGCTGGTGCATCCGGACCGGGTGCGGACCAATGCCGGCGCGAAGCCGGGCGACGCGCTGCTGCTGACGAAGCCGATCGGCGTCGGCATCTACACGACGTCGATCAAGAAGGATCAGCTTTCGCCGGACGAAGTCGCGCAGGTGACCCGCGTCATGTCGATGCTGAACCGCCGCGCCGCCGAAATCATGGACGGCTACGACGTGCATGCGTGCACGGACGTGACCGGATTCGGACTGCTCGGCCATGCGATGGAGATGGCCAAAGGCAGCGGCGTCGGCCTGACGATCGTCAAGGACGACGTGCCGGTGCTGCCGCGCGCCCGCGAGCTGGCGGAAGCCGGCTTCATCCCCGGCGGCACGCGCAACAACCATGCGCATGTGAGCCCGTCGGTCGATTTCGCCGACGAGCATGACGAGATCGACCGCCTCATCCTGTGCGATGCGGTCACGTCGGGCGGCCTGCTGATCGCCGTCGGCTCGGAGCAGGCGCAGGCGCTTCTCGCCGAGCTGCGCGAAGGCGGCGTCGAGGCCGCCCTCATCGGCGAGGCGTCGGCCGAGCAGGCCGGACGGATCCGGACCGTATAA
- the mnmH gene encoding tRNA 2-selenouridine(34) synthase MnmH codes for MFQDLTVPKLRDMRDRKELTIVDVRSPSEFAEATIPGSVNIPFFDDAERAEVGTLYKQRGMAEAKRRGLELMSAKLPAFIGEFAALPGKIALFCWRGGGRSRTTATLLGLMDIHCYRLAGGYREYRRWVVETLETYRLDKPAYVLHGNTGTGKTAILRQLASEGYPVLDLEGFASHRGSIFGEVGLRGSNQKTFDAELLEALLRFERAPYVIMEAESRRIGKCSMPQFLMDAKESGVPIRLELPMPVRVRHIVQDYRPKEHKDACLHAFKVIKPRMHTPVAKEIQASIEQDRFDVAAELLLEHYYDPRYEHGADRYDQEREKLVRARTEQEALDGVRAALPDAT; via the coding sequence ATGTTTCAGGACTTGACCGTACCCAAGCTGCGGGACATGAGGGACCGCAAGGAGCTGACGATCGTCGACGTCCGCTCGCCCTCGGAATTCGCGGAGGCGACGATTCCCGGCAGCGTCAACATCCCGTTCTTCGACGACGCCGAACGGGCGGAGGTCGGCACGCTGTACAAGCAGCGCGGCATGGCGGAGGCCAAGCGGCGCGGGCTCGAGCTCATGAGCGCCAAGCTGCCGGCGTTCATCGGCGAATTCGCGGCGTTGCCGGGCAAGATCGCGCTGTTCTGCTGGCGCGGCGGCGGCCGCAGCCGGACGACGGCGACGCTGCTCGGCCTCATGGACATCCACTGCTACCGGCTGGCGGGCGGCTACCGCGAGTACCGCCGCTGGGTCGTGGAGACGCTGGAGACGTACCGGCTGGACAAGCCGGCCTACGTGCTGCACGGCAATACCGGCACCGGCAAGACGGCGATCCTGCGCCAGCTCGCCTCAGAAGGCTATCCGGTCCTCGATCTCGAGGGCTTCGCGAGCCATCGGGGCTCGATCTTCGGCGAGGTCGGGCTGCGGGGGAGCAACCAGAAGACGTTCGACGCCGAGCTGCTGGAGGCGCTGCTGCGCTTCGAGCGGGCGCCATATGTCATCATGGAGGCGGAAAGCCGCCGCATCGGCAAGTGCTCGATGCCGCAATTTTTGATGGATGCGAAGGAAAGCGGCGTGCCGATCCGGCTCGAGCTGCCGATGCCGGTGCGCGTGCGGCATATCGTGCAGGACTACCGGCCCAAGGAGCATAAGGACGCCTGCCTGCACGCGTTCAAGGTCATCAAGCCGCGCATGCACACGCCCGTGGCCAAGGAGATCCAGGCGAGCATCGAGCAGGACCGATTCGACGTCGCGGCCGAGCTGCTGCTGGAGCATTACTATGATCCGCGCTACGAGCATGGAGCCGACCGCTACGACCAGGAGCGGGAGAAGCTCGTGCGGGCGCGCACGGAGCAGGAGGCGCTCGACGGCGTGAGGGCGGCTTTGCCGGACGCGACCTGA